DNA from Polaribacter sp. NJDZ03:
TAGCACCAGGACAACGTAAAGTTTTGTCAGAATTTGGAATTAAAGCTTTAATTGGAGGTACCATTGCTTCTTTAATGTCTGCAACTATTGCAGGTATGATTATAGGTTAAAAAGTGTAATCGTGTAATTGTTTATTTTTTTAAACGTTTACATGAATAAACAAATAAAGGAATAAATAATGCAGCAATATCACGATTTAGTAAAGCACGTTTTAGAAAACGGAAACGAAAAAGGAGATAGAACAGGCACGGGAACAAAAAGTGTTTTTGGGTATCAGATGCGTTTCGATTTAAGTGAAGGTTTCCCTATGGTTACGACTAAGAAGCTACATTTAAAATCTATTATTTACGAATTACTTTGGTTTATAAAAGGAGATACAAATATTAAATATTTACAAGAAAACGGTGTTAAAATCTGGGATTCTTGGGCTGATGAAAATGGAGATTTAGGTCCGGTTTACGGGCACCAATGGCGTAATTGGAATAGTGATGAGGTAGATCAATTAAAAGATGTAATAACTACTTTAAAGACCGATCCAAACTCAAGAAGAATGTTGGTTTCTGCTTGGAACCCTTCTGTTTTACCAGATACTTCTGTGTCTTTTTCAGAAAATGTAGCCAATGGAAAAGCAGCTTTACCGCCTTGTCATGCTTTTTTTCAGTTCTATGTAGCAGATGGTAAGTTATCTTGTCAACTATATCAAAGAAGTGCAGATATCTTTTTAGGAGTGCCTTTTAATATTGCTTCTTATGCATTGTTTACAATGATGATTGCGCAAGTTTGTGGTTATGAAGCAGGAGAGTTTATTCATACTTTTGGAGATGCTCATATTTATAATAACCATAAAGAACAATTTAAAGTTCAGTTGGCTAGAGATATAAGGCCTTTACCAAAAATGAAGATGAACCCAGCAATAAAAAATATCGAAGATTTTACTTTCGAAGATTTTGAGCTGATAGACTACAATCCTCACCCTAATATTAAAGGAAAGGTTGCCGTTTAGAAATAAAACTTACATTATAACAAAACAAAAAAGAGCTTTCAATAATAATTGGAAGCTCTTTTTTTATATCAATAACGCTGTTATTATAAATTTAACACGCTGTTTTCTGCTCCTGCAAAGTCATTCCAAGCAAGCCCATCTGCTTCTTGTTCGTTTGTATAAGTACCATCTATTAAGTATTTAAACTCGTAAGATTTTCCAGATTCTAAATCTATTGTACCTTTAAAAGACCCATTTTTCAATTTCTTTAAAGGAGCTGATTTTTCATTCCACTCATTAAAGCATCCTACTACCACTACTTTTTTAGCTTCTTCAGCAGGTACCGTAAAAGTTACTTTACAAACTGGTTTGCTTTTCAAAAATTGTTTTTTAATTGCCATAATTATATAATTAAAAATTTTAAGTAAAAATATGTAACTACTTGGTTATAAACATCATTATTTTGTTAGAATATAAAAGAATTATCAGTTTAGTAAAATGGTTATATAAATTATTGATAATTCAAAATGAAAGGGAATTTAAATTATTGTTTATATAAAATAATACTTATTTCTTTCTGCTTGATTTTCAGTGTTTTCTGTTCGAAAACGTATTCGTAAATATGATATGTTGATTTAAAGTGCCTTTAAAACGTCTAATCTTAGTATAAATATTCTAATTTTGTTAAAATTTTAGGATTCTATGATTACAATTATAGCAGCAATTGCAAAAAATAATGCTTTAGGAAAGGATAATGACTTAATTTGGCATTTACCAGCAGACTTAAAAAGGTTTAAGAAGGTTACATCTGGACATCACATTTTAATGGGTAGAAATACTTTTGAATCTATAGGGAAACCTTTACCTAACAGAACTACAATTATTATCACCAGAAATAAAGAATATTTTAAAGATGGGTGTTTAATCGCAAATAGTATAGAAGAAGCTATAGAGATGGTAGAAAATAAAGATGAAATCTTTATAATTGGTGGTGCTCAAATTTATAAAGAAACTATAGAGAAAAACTTGGCAGATAGATTAGATATTACTTTAGTACATCATGAATTTGAAGCAGATGTTTTTTTTCCTGAAATAGATTTAACCATTTGGGAAGAAGCTTCAATAGAAAATTTTATTGCAGACGAAAAGAATAAATTTGATTTTAGTTTTGTAAGTTACACGAAAAAAACTATCTAATTCTACTAGAAAATCCACCACCCAAACTCATTTTATACTTTTGCTGAGCAAATAAAAAGTAATTAAATAACTTGTAGTTTACCTCGTAACCGTAATCTATAGTAGATTGGTAGTCAACGATGTTTTCATAGATA
Protein-coding regions in this window:
- a CDS encoding thymidylate synthase, producing the protein MQQYHDLVKHVLENGNEKGDRTGTGTKSVFGYQMRFDLSEGFPMVTTKKLHLKSIIYELLWFIKGDTNIKYLQENGVKIWDSWADENGDLGPVYGHQWRNWNSDEVDQLKDVITTLKTDPNSRRMLVSAWNPSVLPDTSVSFSENVANGKAALPPCHAFFQFYVADGKLSCQLYQRSADIFLGVPFNIASYALFTMMIAQVCGYEAGEFIHTFGDAHIYNNHKEQFKVQLARDIRPLPKMKMNPAIKNIEDFTFEDFELIDYNPHPNIKGKVAV
- a CDS encoding dihydrofolate reductase; the encoded protein is MITIIAAIAKNNALGKDNDLIWHLPADLKRFKKVTSGHHILMGRNTFESIGKPLPNRTTIIITRNKEYFKDGCLIANSIEEAIEMVENKDEIFIIGGAQIYKETIEKNLADRLDITLVHHEFEADVFFPEIDLTIWEEASIENFIADEKNKFDFSFVSYTKKTI
- a CDS encoding isoamylase early set domain-containing protein, giving the protein MAIKKQFLKSKPVCKVTFTVPAEEAKKVVVVGCFNEWNEKSAPLKKLKNGSFKGTIDLESGKSYEFKYLIDGTYTNEQEADGLAWNDFAGAENSVLNL